ATATAGACGtagatattgatgaaaaagaaatcttGAAGATTATGGAAGATAGTCATAATAATTCAGATCTTGgtgttgaatttgataaaagTGAAAATGTAAAGCTAATAgaatataatgatgatttagatATAAAGTGTtacatatttgaaaatgtgTCTTATggatattatattatatacaataaatatCGAACAATAAGACTAAATTTTTCGAATTCAAGCTTTTGTGAACATTGCATATTAGATAGCTTCAAGAGTAAAGCAATCTTGGATTGCATGTACTTACATGACAAAGTACAAAATCATATGAATAGTAAAGATCATCGAAAATGCGTCGTTTAATAGCAATTTTCTATTGTTAGAGAAAGATAACATtatgaaatataatagatgTATTCTAATGTAGAAATATAAGCtgttaatatttcttgataaattttataCTATAATAAAGGAAAATACTGATATTGAACTTATTCGTCTATTAAAGAAACTTATCCGCTATATCTACTATTATTATCCGCTACAAAAATAGattgagaaatatttaattgtaTATGCTAATGGAAATAAAAATAGGGGATATATGAAAAGCAACGGATACGAAACTACAGAAGCAAATGCTGGAATGAATATATGCGTTTAATCCACTACTCATTTTAGATTATGATTCATAtatcatttgaagaatatcataTCAGAAAACCATTGCATGACATATATTTTAACTgattagaaatataatgatatgTAATAGATAAATGCCATATACAATAATTCATGAGGTTCGATATATGATACTGTCGTGCAACAGATCAAAAACCAAGCATCAACATGAACTATTATTAGATCTACAATAAAATGATGTAACTATATGAAAATGGCAAGAACTGTCCCCTTATATAGTAATAGCGAAatagaattgaaagaatgCAAAGGAATAGTATTAgttttatttgaaacagAAGATGAGATAAtagatgatttatttgaaaatgcaAGTAAATATgcttcaatatatttaagATTTGATGAAGGAAAattctatttatttgaaacaggtattgaatttagaaaggaaataaataaaaaagaattaaagtACATTGATGCAaattatgatattgaaCTTTCAGACAAAATGGTAGcaataatagaaaaaataaaaccGTTCCATGACGATGTATTCATAAGCCATcataaaagaaaattggATTTGAAGAGAAAATCATTCGATCGTGGTGAAACCgatttgtattattatgtaAGAGAAAATGATAAGTTTAGATTATACTATTCTAAAGAAACAAGACAAACTGCTATCGTACACAATTATGAGAAAGGAAAATTATACGACAAACCTATCAGATTCAAGAGTTTTAGTGAATTacaaagagaaagaatATCTTGATGtttagaaatatatatttttttgttgatgGATACTAAAATTAGCACATACTCTCAATATATTGTCTATTTTTTTAACTTAGTTTTAAGACCTAGATAATCTAGAAGCAatatgaagttgaaaattgTTCGCTTTATATGTAAAAAAAAGCTGTATACATGGTAGGAGAACAAAACTCCACCCACTTTTCAAAAAGCGTCTATGTATTcagaattataattaattaattaattattattgtagaagataattcaatcaaaaaCATGAAAAGTGCGATTATTACATTAAACATAAaagaatttcattattttataattaaaGTTACAGGAAATGGATTCGTTAATACcagtatattattttagAGCAAAAGACAACATTATAAAAGATAATGAGTATATTCTAAAAAAGAAGGTaagaaacaaaaaagaaatggTTAATCATTTTCTTAATAACAgatcaaattattgtaTGTTTTACATTATAGTGAAAGATAACATAATTACACTACATAAGCAAGGGActataaaaaataaagagatagacgaagaagaaatacaGTATATAGGTGACtattatgattttgaatttgaagataaaaagGTAGCTGTTTTTAACGAATCCGAAAAAACAAAagactttgaaattatcaagattgatgaagatggtGAACCTTTGCCtagaataataaaattggaTAATATCAAGTATTATTTTTATGAAAAGATTGGCGAAAACTATGTATTGtattataatgaaaatattgataatctaTCCAATGTTTTgtatgatattgataattacGATAAAGTATCTAATGCATATCTTAAAGGAAAAGAAACTGCTAACCCGATAAAGTTAAATAATGTATATGAAATAATCGATTATATAAACAAGATGAAGGAGTAAAATGATACATATATAGGACTTATTTctgaatttatttatttgattctaCTTCTTTTTGTAATCATCATTAACTCGTTCTATCTTCCGATTCATAATTCtcttcatttatttctgaattttttgttatttcatttatttgattattagattttcttttaaaaACTAGTATTTTTATACAGATAAActataaatttttctgaTATAATAGCATTGGActtatattttcatattctttcaaatctatTTCACttttattatacaaaagaattattctAGACATTTTTTATGGTCAGATAATTTCATATGTTCgtttatttcatcaattctaAAATCTGAGTCATATgcttcttgaaatattttatctaagCCTATTATGCAATGCTTTTTATAGTCTTCCCTATAGAGTTTAAAGATTGCTTTACCGCCTTTgtttaaaattatataagaaTGGcatatattattgaatagaAAAGCTTTAATGTCTTTATCCGTTTCGTATTCTATGATATCTagcaaaaataaattttttaacGCATCCGTACTtgtttctttctttttaaatAGGTAGACCatattataaaaaatattcctTATATAATGCAATATATCGAGTAGATATATGgctattattataattgtcGAGGCTTTTATATTGCGATATATATAGAGCGGAAAGAAAGTGAGCATAATTTTGactaaaaataatttcGATGAAAAGTTAAGTATTTGCAatgtaaatatattgaacTACAGCATATTGGTGATGGGAGTAATAGATGTATTTATTGTATGCTTAGTATGCGCAATGGGAGCGTCTGCGAATTGGTACATAGTCCTTATATTCACGTCATATAAAGCCTACAAAAATTGTGCTGAGGATCGGGACAAAACGCTTACAGGGGTAACCGAAGAGATGCACAATGATTTTGTACATGTACTCGGTGAGCTTAGTTATAGGATTTTAATGCTCATAGCGTTGGCTGTGATATTAGTGGATAGACTTCTGCCAACTCTGAGACTATATTTATGTGCATTGTTGCTGATAGAGTTGCTGATGTCAATGTTTTATGTTGTTTTCATAAATAATTAgaagtaataaatattaaactAAATGATATTAACATTAAACTTAGATCTTAAATACTCTGTGTAGAGAagtattgaatatatttagtCTGGTAGTATTCTCTAACACTCGGACTCAAATGTCGAatgtataatttattagagAGGCATTTTACATTTGTCATTAAGTTAAATCACGATTTAGATAACGTACTCGAAGACTACCAAATAAGTAAAATTGCCATATTTATTGGATCTGGTGGACATGTCTTTAGAGATGTTGAAGCTGGTTTATTCTACAGAGGTGATAACAAGCTTCAACTGACATGGAATCAATCTGTATATTCTTTGCGTTTGTTACGCTAGGTAAATACTTGAACTGATTTTCCGTCTTTTTTAAGGAGAACGATCCCTCCATTATACAATAGCAATTTATCTTTACTACCTTACCCCctaattctctttctttcCTCTTTCTTTCTTACTAATATCTGGCTTTTACTGGACAAGTCGTTCCGATATTGCAGCCATTTGGTGTTTATTGGTTAATACACACTCGACCCCATACTAACTTATCATCATTCGGGACATAATTAGACCCTAGATGTGAAGGATACGCTACAATGAGTCCATATCAACCGATTATACCCTTTGGAAAACAATTCAGGGAAGAGTTCTTTACATTATTAGATCATGAAGTTACTCCGGTTAACCATGGGTCGTATGGTCTAACCCCAACTCCGGTTCTTAACAAGTTCATCGAGTGCATTAaggatgaaaataaattccCAgataaatttgttaaaataAGACAACAAGCAGAATATATTCATGCTATCCAAATACTTGCGGATGAGGTGCTCAGATGTGATTACCATAACTTAGCGATAGTGGATAATGCAACCACTGCAGTTAACACTATATTACGACTGTATCCGTTTGAAAAGGGAGACAAGATAGTGATGCCAACTACAGTCTACGAAAGTTGTGGAAATACTGTCAAGTTTCTACAAAAGAGAATTGGTGTTGAGCCTGTGTTGGTAGAGATTGACTATCCGTTGaacgatgatgatattgtCAGTAAGTTTGAGCAAGTGTTCCAAGGGACAAGGATTAAATTATGTCTATTTGATCTGATAATCTCTAATCCTGGTATCAGGTTTCCTTTCGAAAGGCTTACAGCACTTTGTAAAAAATACGGTGTGTTATCCTTAATCGACGGGGCCCATTCGGTAGGAATATTACCAATGAATTTAGGCGAGCTCAAGCCCGATTTTTACACTTCTAATTTGCACAAATGGCTATTTGTTCCCAGGGGATGTGCCATCTTATATGTTGATTCGAAACATTTCTCGTCCGTTGAAACTATGCCAATAGGACATGTGTTTGTTGATAATGAGGAAGCATTGTCATTTCCACCAGAGATGGAGttgatcaagaaattcaagttCATAGCCACGAAGACATTTGCACAGGTATCATGTATTGAAGCAGCTATCAATTTTAGAAAGAATGCATGTGGTGGCGAGTCTACTATCTATAAATACTGCAATGAGCTATGCCACAAAGTGGGATTACTTATTACTAAAGATAAGTGGCATGGTATGAGCATTTTGAATGATGGATTCGATACAGTAACCACTATGATCAACATAGAAGTACCAATAGATCATCTTGCTAAGCGGGAAAATATTGTAATGGACAATAGCAGTCCAGAACAACAAGCGAAGTTTCTACACTTTTCTAGAAAGTTcatagaagaagaaatgattAACAAATATCACACCTTCATTCCAATGTTTTACCACCATGGGAAGTTATATGCGAGGTTTTCTTGTCAGATTTACAATGATTTAGACGACTATGACTATGCTAGTGATGTAGTGCTCAAAGTTCTCAAAAGCCTTTTCAGAAGTGATTGGTTTATTAAATGGTATAATGAACAGACTAGAGGTATCTGAGAGGTAAACATGAGAAATACGTATTGTTCACTCTCTACTCTGGACTTCTAGATTGTGATTCTTACCCACTAAGCTTCGATAGGAGGCTGGTGATTGTACCTGGCTTCGCTGTGGGGCTTGCAATGTAATGCAATGcatttaatttataaatcCGAGTGTTGATGTTATGCCAAAAGTGGTATTTTCATGTGCACTCGCAATAAGTTCATACTGTTTAATTTTGCACCCTTTGAAGTAGATACTATATATGGTTTGATACGATTGACGAATAAGACTagttaatttattattagtatgAACTATAAATCTAATATTAAGACGAATGAAGAAACgataaaattcttaaaaACCACATTGGTTCTCGTATGTTCTGTCGGTGACTGGTGATGGGAAAATACCTGCTTGTGTTAATCTAGAGAAGTCCCATTCTACAGCATTTTCAGTTTTCCATGACCAGAAAATCCATCCTGCGCCTTGTTCATATGCATCTAATTGAGCTTCAATGTATTTACGAACGTTCGTTCTATAGTCATTTGACCAGCTGCCGTAGTCGAGGTAATTATCACACGAACCAATGTATGGAGTGTTATCGAAGTCACCAGAGTATCTAGCACCTCTTCCAACACCATTCAACCATGTTGCACAGTCTGTCAAAGCAGCAGACCATTCACCGACAACATTCCAGTGAGATTCCTCGGTTGCACTTCTGCCCCATTGACAAACAGTTTCTACATGTTCATCAATGGATTTTTCTAAGTCATCTTGTGAGAAAACTTGGTAGTGGTGGTGGTCTACAACAACATCCCAGTATTTGTTTGGAGGATTGAAGTCGTTGTTCCAGAATCCCATATCTTGGAAGGCATCGTGGATAACAACAGTTTGCACCCCGGAGTTTCTGACGGTTTTGTATCCACCGTAAAAGAAGGTTTTCAACTTGTCCATATCTAATACTGTGCCTAAAGGCTCGTTCAATAACTCAATACCAATGACCACATCTTCGTAGTCAGAACCACCGTATTTTTCCAGGATTTGTGCTAATACATCAAGAGTGATTTGAGTATTGTCGCCCGATTGGAATCCATATTCATCACGTAAACCAGAGTTATCGAACCCGTTCTGCGATCCTGGAGCACCGTGCAAATCGATCCAGACCTTCACGTTATGGTTTCTACACCATTTCAATGCTTTTTTCAAGTACTTGTCTTGGCCCTGGACGTATGGATCCGAATCCAAAGTCTGGTAGGCCCAGTACCCGATTGGAATTCTCACCATATTCAAGCCAAGCTTGCTAATTTTAGCAATATCATCTTCCGTAATCCAATTATCCCAGTGGGTCTCTAAACGTTGCTTACATACATCCTTGCCCAACTTTTCGCAGTAGTGATATTCATCGACTGGAATATTACCATCATCAGCATTTTGTTGGAATAACGATGGAGTCATGTAAGGTTCCAATACGAACCACCCACCAAGGTTCACCCCGCGGATCTTATCGTTTTGATAGTCGAACCCGGAGTCCTTTTTGACCAATTTACCATTCTTGGGAGTAAATGGAGCTGCGACACAAATTCCTATGATAGCGAAAATAGCCATCAAGTGTCCTGCAACACTACTAGCAATAACCattatgaataattttatcaattaaataaattatgataaataatgaaaattgaatattaacgaaaaagaagaaataaaataccCACTTATGTTGAAATTCTAGATGCTAATGATCCGTCAGGAATTTGGTCCGATATATATGAACCACAGTCTAAAATAAAGTTCCAAGATGCAGTTAATAATAGAACCCCAAACAACGCATTTGACAATTCGGTGAATTGCTAGTTTCACCAGGTCACTAATCCGTTCGCTGATAATAGATGGCCCATAATAGAGAAATTCAGAGGGGGGGTATACAATGTGATCAATTATGCAACTTGCTATTACACAGGGGTAATAAATCTGGTAGAGGTTTACGAAATAGTTATTTCTATTACCATTAGGGGAAGTGTTTGTAGCCATTTGATACTTAGAAATTGTTATCCCTTCAGAAAAAATGCGTTTTATCCCTTTTGTTACAGGGATAGCTATTGTACTcgattatataatttggGGTTATGAGGGATCCATGAGGGATCCATGAAAGGCCTCTACGCGTATATCGAGAGGAATGTAGACTGTGTAGCAATGTGGACAGGAGCATGGCTGGGACATGGTGTATAGAGGATGATGGATACAACTCGTGGATTGGCCACGGATAAATTGTGCCAGGTAGCCTAACACCTAGGCGACCGGAAAGAGATGCACGCGGTGTGACAGATAAGGGGAGACAGCCAGATGGAACCAAATGACTCCAGCCTCCAATTGGGGTTTGTGATTCGCGCATTAACATTGTTCGCAGCTAGTGAATTTAGACGGACATAGCCAAGAACGCGAAGAAAGCAAAATGGAGAGTAATGTGTTACGGCCAAGCTTCGATATGCTGGGGTAGGGAGATCGGAAAGGGTCAGGCCAAGAGGAAGGATAATGTCAAAAGAAACGACCAGGTCAAGGTCAAGACCAAAGGGTCAACGGTGGGGCCATCGCAGGGGGGGTGATTGGGGCACTAAAGGGGGCATTCACGAAAAATATCCTCCGCTAATGATCAAACTGCGTGAACCGGGGGCCCGTAAAGATGTCTCTACTGCATGTAGCATGCAATCGAAAAGGTATGAAACGGCATTCCGGTTCGTCTGGTCATACAAGCTGGGTGTATGTGTTTGAGGGTGCGGGCATAAGATGAAACAGAGAGTGAAACTTGACACGGTTAAATTGTGACGACCCTGAAGGTGGTCGTTTCAGCCGTCGTGACATCAATTCACAAATATGTGTCAACTGGTTGAAATTTGACAATACATTTTCGCGGTAGACACCCGACTAAGAATGAGTTCGTGGATCAATATGAGCACGATAAGATAAAGACGAGAGGTTCCATGGACTGGTTAAGACAAGACTCTAATGGGGGATTTAGAAGGCTCTTGTGATATTGTAAGACTgtgaaaaagaaaagctCTGGTGGGGGGAGTTGTTGAGCGGACAACTATAGACAATGGGTGCAATATCCCCAATTTGGTCGAGTGGCTCCTTTACCAGTTTTTAGTCATACCTAAATAGTCATAATTGTATTAAACCTAATGTACAATGCAAGACAAGCTGATGGAGAGAGAATTAGTAGTTGATGACCGAACGTATTGTTGCAGTGGTATTCTTACTTGATTGTGCATTATTGAGCATAAATTGACGATTTTTGCAAATCACAGTGATAATAGTACAGAAGAAGTTGCGTGACAGATTGTTCAATCTATTGAGATCATTCTTGTGACCTGTTACTTCGATGATGGGGAGTAAGGAGATGTAATGATTATATGTGCGTGACAGTTTGAACCAGGTACAATTGGTTACATCATTTGGCACATATACGGATATGTACAACTCTAGACAGTAGAATTTGTCAATTTTTGCATTTCGCAACAATTAGTAGATGTTGAATAGTTAACATGGTGAAACTAACATATATATACAGAACTGTGATACACGAGAATCACAATATACAATCATTTGCACAATCTACTACTACCTCATATATTCTCGGCTGTTGCTATAAGAGGGTTGATTTCGTATCCAGTTTGGTTTC
The nucleotide sequence above comes from Debaryomyces hansenii CBS767 chromosome A complete sequence. Encoded proteins:
- a CDS encoding DEHA2D08404p (similar to CA3437|IPF15925 Candida albicans IPF15925), translating into MSPYQPIIPFGKQFREEFFTLLDHEVTPVNHGSYGLTPTPVLNKFIECIKDENKFPDKFVKIRQQAEYIHAIQILADEVLRCDYHNLAIVDNATTAVNTILRSYPFEKGDKIVMPTTVYESCGNTVKFLQKRIGVEPVLVEIDYPLNDDDIVSKFEQVFQGTRIKLCLFDSIISNPGIRFPFERLTALCKKYGVLSLIDGAHSVGILPMNLGELKPDFYTSNLHKWLFVPRGCAILYVDSKHFSSVETMPIGHVFVDNEEALSFPPEMELIKKFKFIATKTFAQVSCIEAAINFRKNACGGESTIYKYCNELCHKVGLLITKDKWHGMSILNDGFDTVTTMINIEVPIDHLAKRENIVMDNSSPEQQAKFLHFSRKFIEEEMINKYHTFIPMFYHHGKLYARFSCQIYNDLDDYDYASDVVLKVLKSLFRSDWFIKWYNEQTRGI
- a CDS encoding DEHA2D08338p (no similarity) codes for the protein MDSLIPVYYFRAKDNIIKDNEYILKKKVRNKKEMVNHFLNNRSNYCMFYIIVKDNIITLHKQGTIKNKEIDEEEIQYIGDYYDFEFEDKKVAVFNESEKTKDFEIIKIDEDGEPLPRIIKLDNIKYYFYEKIGENYVLYYNENIDNLSNVLYDIDNYDKVSNAYLKGKETANPIKLNNVYEIIDYINKMKE
- a CDS encoding DEHA2D08294p (no similarity); its protein translation is MLLVFKHIDVDIDEKEILKIMEDSHNNSDLGVEFDKSENVKLIEYNDDLDIKCYIFENVSYGYYIIYNKYRTIRLNFSNSSFCEHCILDSFKSKAILDCMYLHDKVQNHMNSKDHRKCVV
- a CDS encoding DEHA2D08360p (no similarity), which gives rise to MLTFFPLYIYRNIKASTIIIIAIYLLDILHYIRNIFYNMVYLFKKKETSTDALKNLFLLDIIEYETDKDIKAFLFNNICHSYIILNKGGKAIFKLYREDYKKHCIIGLDKIFQEAYDSDFRIDEINEHMKLSDHKKCLE
- a CDS encoding DEHA2D08382p (no similarity); translation: MYNLLERHFTFVIKLNHDLDNVLEDYQISKIAIFIGSGGHVFRDVEAGLFYRGDNKLQSTWNQSVYSLRLLR
- a CDS encoding DEHA2D08316p (no similarity); this encodes MKMARTVPLYSNSEIELKECKGIVLVLFETEDEIIDDLFENASKYASIYLRFDEGKFYLFETGIEFRKEINKKELKYIDANYDIELSDKMVAIIEKIKPFHDDVFISHHKRKLDLKRKSFDRGETDLYYYVRENDKFRLYYSKETRQTAIVHNYEKGKLYDKPIRFKSFSELQRERIS
- a CDS encoding DEHA2D08426p (similar to uniprot|P23776 Saccharomyces cerevisiae YLR300W EXG1 Major exo-1 3-beta-glucanase of the cell wall or uniprot|P32603 Saccharomyces cerevisiae YOR190W SPR1 sporulation-specific exo-1 3-beta-glucanase), yielding MVIASSVAGHLMAIFAIIGICVAAPFTPKNGKLVKKDSGFDYQNDKIRGVNLGGWFVLEPYMTPSLFQQNADDGNIPVDEYHYCEKLGKDVCKQRLETHWDNWITEDDIAKISKLGLNMVRIPIGYWAYQTLDSDPYVQGQDKYLKKALKWCRNHNVKVWIDLHGAPGSQNGFDNSGLRDEYGFQSGDNTQITLDVLAQISEKYGGSDYEDVVIGIELLNEPLGTVLDMDKLKTFFYGGYKTVRNSGVQTVVIHDAFQDMGFWNNDFNPPNKYWDVVVDHHHYQVFSQDDLEKSIDEHVETVCQWGRSATEESHWNVVGEWSAALTDCATWLNGVGRGARYSGDFDNTPYIGSCDNYLDYGSWSNDYRTNVRKYIEAQLDAYEQGAGWIFWSWKTENAVEWDFSRLTQAGIFPSPVTDRTYENQCGF
- a CDS encoding DEHA2D08448p (no similarity) — protein: MCYGQASICWGREIGKGQAKRKDNVKRNDQVKVKTKGSTVGPSQGG